A DNA window from Myxocyprinus asiaticus isolate MX2 ecotype Aquarium Trade chromosome 15, UBuf_Myxa_2, whole genome shotgun sequence contains the following coding sequences:
- the LOC127453390 gene encoding uncharacterized protein LOC127453390: MPARRRRRRFPGQGRVRQVPGQGRGVGQGQGRGMPGRGQGGRGKLLNEEQELAIVNMVIADNEIKLKDILSRVVEDNLVFGDIAAISITSISWTLAKHRVRMKQLYKVPFERNGESIKELRRQYVQRVMDLEANQVPHEIIYVDEAGFNLAKRCRRGRNIIGKRATVTVPGQREAIITMCAAISNNGALLHKCEIGPYNTDHLLLFLEDLHERLVPEVERAQVGDHLPVYVITWDNVEFHHSCAVTAWFDDHLRMMSLFLASYSPFLNPIEGFFLAWRWKVFDHRLQDQMSLLDPVDAACQDITAEHCQGWIRHGKRFFPRCLAREDIRCDVDENMWPNAEDRAD, encoded by the exons ATGCCTGCACGAAGGAGAAGAAGACGATTTCCAGGACAAGGGAGAGTAAGACAAGTACCAGGACAAGGGAGAGGAGTGGGACAAGGGCAAGGGAGAGGAATGCCTGGACGAGGACAAG GGGGCAGAGGAAAGCTCCTAAATGAAGAACAGGAACTTGCTATTGTCAACATGGTGATTGCTGacaatgaaataaaactgaaggACATTCTGTCCAGAGTTGTAGAGGACAACCTTGTCTTTGGGGACATTGCAGCAATCAGCATAACATCCATTTCTTGGACTCTAGCTAAACACAGAGTCCGAATGAAACAACTATACAAAGTTCCTTTTGAAAGGAACGGTGAGAGTATCAAAGAACTCCGTCGCCAGTACGTCCAG AGAGTCATGGATTTGGAGGCCAATCAAGTCCCACATGAAATTATCTACGTTGACGAGGCTGGCTTCAATTTGGCGAAAAGGTGTCGGCGCGGAAGAAACATAATTGGCAAAAGAGCCACAGTTACCGTGCCGGGCCAGAGAGAAGCCATCATCACCATGTGCGCCGCAATCTCCAACAATGGTGCACTCCTGCATAAATGTGAGATTGGCCCCTACAACACCGACCACCTTCTCCTGTTTTTAGAAGACCTGCACGAAAGACTGGTGCCAGAGGTAGAAAGGGCACAGGTGGGAGACCACTTGCCAGTATATGTGATCACATGGGACAATGTGGAATTCCACCATTCCTGTGCAGTCACAGCCTGGTTTGATGACCATCTGAGGATGATGTCCCTTTTCCTTGCCTCTTACTCCCCTTTCCTCAACCCCATTGAGGGGTTTTTCTTAGCCTGGAGATGGAAGGTTTTTGACCATCGTCTACAGGACCAAATGTCCCTCCTGGATCCAGTGGATGCTGCATGCCAAGACATCACAGCTGAACACTGCCAGGGGTGGATAAGGCATGGCAAAAGATTTTTCCCAAGATGCCTTGCCAGAGAAGATATCAGGTGTGATGTGGATGAGAACATGTGGCCAAATGCAGAAGACCGAGCAGATTAG